A part of Curtobacterium sp. MCLR17_036 genomic DNA contains:
- the pheT gene encoding phenylalanine--tRNA ligase subunit beta, producing MRVPIRWLGESVDLPDDVTLEHVHAALVSVGFEEEDVHTFDLTGPVVVGRVLERVPEPQKNGKTINWCQVDVGEPEPRGIVCGAHNFDVGDLVVVTLPGAVLPGPFPIAARKTYGHVSDGMIASARELGLGDEHDGILRFADLGMEPPVGADAIALLGLDDAAVEINVTPDRGYVMSMRGVAREYAHATGAGFHDPVGRVAPRTGEGFPVTIDDQAPIRGRVGASTFVTRVVRGIDPTAKTPSWMVSRLALAGVRSISLPVDITNYVMFELGQPLHGYDLATVNGGLGVRRATVGETLETLDGVVRKLDPEDLVITDHAGPVGLAGVMGGARTEISATTTDVLIEAAGFDQVSIARTARRHKLPSEASRRFERGVDPLVAEAAANRAVELLVDLAGGTADALGSTLVDTTPRPTVSMRLARPSELIGVAYTDAEVVDTLRALGATVDVDGDLLTVTPPTWRPDLTDDTTLVEEVARIVGYDRIPSVLPVAPPGRGLTAHQQARRRVASALAAAGLVEVVTAPFVSAPTQAAYPGIDAAGGPSVVLANALDSEQDLLRRSGVPALVDAARRNVSRGLVDVALYETSRVFLPAAGVTLGTDDVPAGGALPDRATLEALDASLPAQPFHVTALLTGNRVVKQPGVPAEPYGIADAIDAARQVAWAVGVELTVAQTTHPSLHPGRAASLLVDGAVVGVAGELLPELSEAAVLPRVVAVVELDLDALVAAAPELVAVAPIVSYPAATQDLSLVVATDVPAGDVLDAVRSGAGELLEYARLVDDYRGTGVDEGQKSLTFALRFRATDRTLTAAEATEARDGAVRRAGERFGATLRD from the coding sequence ATGCGCGTCCCAATCCGTTGGCTCGGCGAGTCCGTGGACCTGCCCGACGACGTCACCCTCGAGCACGTCCACGCGGCGCTCGTGTCGGTCGGCTTCGAGGAAGAGGACGTCCACACCTTCGACCTGACCGGCCCCGTCGTCGTCGGCCGGGTGCTCGAGCGCGTGCCCGAGCCGCAGAAGAACGGCAAGACCATCAACTGGTGCCAGGTGGACGTCGGCGAACCCGAGCCCCGCGGCATCGTCTGCGGTGCGCACAACTTCGACGTCGGCGACCTCGTCGTCGTCACGCTCCCCGGTGCCGTGCTGCCCGGCCCGTTCCCGATCGCGGCCCGCAAGACCTACGGGCACGTGTCCGACGGCATGATCGCCTCGGCCCGCGAACTCGGCCTCGGCGACGAGCACGACGGCATCCTGCGCTTCGCCGACCTCGGCATGGAGCCCCCCGTCGGCGCAGACGCGATCGCGCTCCTCGGCCTCGACGACGCAGCGGTCGAGATCAACGTGACGCCCGACCGCGGCTACGTCATGAGCATGCGCGGCGTCGCCCGCGAGTACGCCCACGCCACGGGCGCCGGCTTCCACGACCCGGTCGGCCGCGTCGCACCCCGCACCGGCGAGGGCTTCCCGGTGACGATCGACGACCAGGCACCCATCCGTGGCCGGGTCGGCGCGAGCACCTTCGTCACGCGGGTCGTCCGCGGCATCGACCCCACCGCGAAGACACCGTCCTGGATGGTCTCGCGTCTCGCACTGGCGGGCGTGCGGTCGATCTCCCTGCCGGTCGACATCACGAACTACGTCATGTTCGAACTCGGGCAGCCCCTGCACGGCTACGACCTCGCGACGGTGAACGGTGGGCTCGGGGTCCGTCGTGCCACGGTCGGCGAGACCCTCGAGACGCTCGACGGCGTCGTCCGCAAGCTCGACCCCGAGGACCTCGTCATCACCGACCACGCCGGCCCCGTCGGGCTCGCCGGTGTCATGGGCGGTGCACGGACCGAGATCTCGGCCACGACGACCGACGTCCTCATCGAGGCCGCCGGCTTCGACCAGGTCTCGATCGCCCGCACCGCTCGACGGCACAAGCTGCCGAGCGAGGCGTCCCGGCGCTTCGAGCGCGGGGTCGACCCGCTCGTGGCCGAGGCCGCGGCGAACCGGGCCGTCGAACTCCTCGTCGACCTGGCCGGCGGCACCGCCGACGCACTCGGGTCGACCCTCGTCGACACCACCCCGCGCCCGACCGTGTCGATGCGACTCGCTCGTCCGTCCGAACTCATCGGTGTCGCGTACACCGACGCCGAGGTCGTCGACACGCTCCGCGCGCTCGGCGCCACGGTCGACGTCGACGGTGACCTGCTCACGGTGACGCCGCCCACCTGGCGCCCCGACCTGACCGACGACACCACCCTGGTCGAAGAGGTCGCACGCATCGTCGGGTACGACCGGATCCCGAGCGTCCTGCCGGTCGCGCCGCCCGGACGCGGGCTCACCGCGCACCAGCAGGCCCGCCGTCGCGTGGCGTCGGCCCTCGCCGCCGCCGGGCTCGTCGAGGTCGTCACCGCACCCTTCGTGTCCGCGCCGACGCAGGCCGCGTACCCGGGCATCGACGCAGCGGGCGGCCCGAGCGTCGTCCTCGCGAACGCGCTCGACAGCGAGCAGGACCTGCTCCGCCGCAGCGGGGTCCCCGCGCTGGTCGACGCCGCCCGACGCAACGTGTCGCGCGGCCTCGTCGACGTCGCACTCTACGAGACCTCGCGCGTCTTCCTGCCCGCCGCCGGCGTGACGCTCGGCACCGACGACGTGCCGGCCGGTGGGGCGCTGCCCGACCGCGCGACGCTCGAGGCACTCGACGCCTCGCTGCCCGCGCAGCCCTTCCACGTCACCGCGCTCCTCACCGGCAACCGCGTCGTGAAGCAGCCCGGTGTGCCGGCCGAGCCGTACGGCATCGCGGACGCGATCGACGCGGCACGCCAGGTCGCGTGGGCGGTCGGTGTCGAGCTGACCGTCGCCCAGACGACCCACCCGTCGCTGCACCCCGGCCGTGCGGCGTCGCTGCTCGTCGACGGAGCGGTCGTCGGTGTCGCCGGCGAGCTCCTGCCCGAACTGTCCGAGGCGGCCGTGCTGCCCCGGGTGGTGGCGGTCGTCGAACTCGACCTCGACGCCCTGGTCGCCGCGGCGCCGGAACTCGTGGCGGTGGCACCGATCGTGTCGTACCCGGCGGCCACGCAGGACCTCTCCCTGGTCGTCGCGACGGACGTCCCCGCCGGAGACGTGCTCGATGCGGTGCGCTCTGGCGCGGGAGAGCTGCTGGAGTATGCTCGGCTCGTGGACGACTACCGGGGCACGGGTGTGGACGAGGGACAGAAGTCCCTGACGTTCGCCCTGCGGTTCCGCGCCACGGACCGCACGCTGACCGCTGCCGAGGCCACCGAGGCCCGCGACGGCGCAGTCCGACGTGCCGGCGAGCGATTCGGGGCGACCCTGCGCGACTGA
- the pheS gene encoding phenylalanine--tRNA ligase subunit alpha: MSEPLEISESAVADAVDQALAAVRATTTVAELKQARAEHTGEQSPLARMNASMRSVPPEQKAAAGKLVGQARGRLNAAIAEQESVLAEAEERARLEAERVDVTALPTHRQTGSRHPLSLLNEAVADIFVGMGWEVAEGPELEHEWFNFDALNFDQDHPARAMADTIFVEPVDRHLVMRTHTSPVQVRSLLSRDLPLYVIAPGRVYRADELDATHLPVFTQVEGIAIDKGLTMAHLRGTLEHFARQMFGAEAQIRLRPNYFPFTEPSAEMDVWQPNAKGGARWVEWGGCGMVNPNVLRAAGIDPDEYQGFAFGMGIERTLQFRNGLNDMRDFLEGDIRFSQQFGTVV; encoded by the coding sequence GTGTCAGAACCTCTCGAGATCAGCGAATCGGCCGTCGCCGACGCGGTGGACCAGGCCCTCGCGGCCGTCCGTGCCACGACGACGGTCGCCGAGCTGAAGCAGGCCAGGGCCGAGCACACCGGCGAGCAGTCGCCGTTGGCTCGGATGAACGCGTCGATGCGCAGCGTGCCGCCGGAGCAGAAGGCCGCGGCCGGCAAGCTCGTCGGGCAGGCGCGCGGGCGGCTCAACGCGGCGATCGCCGAGCAGGAGTCGGTCCTCGCCGAAGCCGAGGAGCGCGCCCGGCTCGAGGCCGAGCGCGTCGACGTCACCGCGCTGCCGACGCACCGCCAGACCGGCTCGCGCCACCCGCTCTCGCTCCTCAACGAAGCCGTCGCGGACATCTTCGTCGGCATGGGGTGGGAAGTGGCGGAGGGCCCCGAGCTCGAGCACGAGTGGTTCAACTTCGACGCCCTGAACTTCGACCAGGACCACCCTGCCCGGGCGATGGCCGACACGATCTTCGTCGAGCCCGTCGACCGGCACCTGGTCATGCGCACCCACACCTCGCCGGTGCAGGTGCGGTCGCTGTTGTCCCGCGACCTGCCGCTCTACGTCATCGCCCCGGGTCGCGTGTACCGCGCCGACGAGCTCGACGCCACGCATCTGCCGGTCTTCACCCAGGTCGAGGGCATCGCGATCGACAAGGGCCTGACGATGGCGCACCTGCGCGGCACGCTCGAGCACTTCGCCCGGCAGATGTTCGGTGCCGAGGCGCAGATCCGCCTCCGCCCGAACTACTTCCCGTTCACCGAGCCGAGTGCCGAGATGGACGTCTGGCAGCCGAACGCCAAGGGCGGCGCGCGGTGGGTCGAGTGGGGTGGCTGCGGCATGGTCAACCCCAACGTCCTGCGTGCCGCCGGCATCGACCCGGACGAGTACCAGGGCTTCGCGTTCGGCATGGGCATCGAGCGGACGCTGCAGTTCCGCAACGGCCTGAACGACATGCGTGACTTCCTCGAGGGCGACATCCGCTTCTCGCAGCAGTTCGGAACGGTGGTCTGA
- a CDS encoding RNA methyltransferase has product MSDLLENPRAGRVKAVAALAKKDVRAETGLFLLEGPQAVREALEYGPELLRELYVTPTAAARYGLDDAPVDTWFVTEQVLEAMADTVTPQGVVAVCQQFPTSVKDVFPDRRADADAGLEARGASDESDALPGLVAILEEVRDPGNAGTIIRAADSAGADAVVLTGRSVDPYNPKVVRSTTGSLFHVPVSVGVTLADTIARAKALGYTVLAADVSGDDLPVVRAEGMLDGPTAWVFGNEARGLTAEDLALVDRAVKVPIYGQAESMNLATAASVCLYESAFALRS; this is encoded by the coding sequence GTGAGCGATCTCCTCGAGAACCCCCGTGCCGGACGCGTCAAGGCCGTCGCGGCCCTGGCCAAGAAGGACGTCCGGGCCGAGACCGGCCTGTTCCTGCTGGAGGGTCCGCAGGCCGTCCGCGAAGCCCTCGAGTACGGCCCGGAACTGCTGCGCGAGCTGTACGTGACGCCGACCGCGGCGGCGCGCTACGGTCTCGACGACGCTCCGGTCGACACCTGGTTCGTGACGGAGCAGGTGCTCGAGGCGATGGCCGACACGGTCACGCCGCAGGGCGTCGTGGCCGTGTGCCAGCAGTTCCCGACGTCCGTGAAGGACGTCTTCCCGGACCGTCGCGCGGATGCCGACGCCGGCCTGGAGGCCCGTGGTGCGTCCGACGAGTCCGACGCGTTGCCGGGACTGGTCGCCATCCTCGAGGAGGTGCGGGACCCGGGGAACGCCGGCACGATCATCCGCGCCGCCGACTCCGCCGGCGCCGACGCGGTGGTCCTGACCGGGCGCTCGGTCGACCCGTACAACCCGAAGGTCGTCCGGTCGACCACGGGCTCGCTCTTCCACGTACCGGTCTCGGTCGGCGTGACCCTGGCCGACACGATCGCGCGGGCCAAGGCGCTCGGGTACACGGTGCTCGCGGCGGACGTCTCGGGCGACGACCTGCCGGTCGTCCGTGCCGAGGGCATGCTCGACGGACCGACGGCGTGGGTGTTCGGCAACGAGGCCCGCGGCCTCACCGCCGAGGACCTCGCCCTCGTCGACCGCGCGGTGAAGGTGCCGATCTACGGGCAGGCCGAGTCGATGAACCTCGCCACCGCGGCGTCGGTCTGCCTGTACGAGTCGGCGTTCGCGCTCCGGAGCTGA
- the rplT gene encoding 50S ribosomal protein L20 yields the protein MARVKRAVNAAKKRRVILERAEGYRGQRSRLYRKAKEQVTHSLVYAYRDRHAKKGEFRRLWIQRINAASRANGLTYNRLIQGLNLAGVEVDRRILADLAVNNPETFTALVETAKKALPADTSAPKAA from the coding sequence ATGGCACGAGTAAAGAGAGCGGTCAACGCCGCCAAGAAGCGCCGCGTCATCCTCGAGCGCGCCGAGGGCTACCGCGGCCAGCGTTCGCGCCTGTACCGCAAGGCCAAGGAGCAGGTCACCCACTCCCTCGTCTACGCGTACCGCGACCGTCACGCGAAGAAGGGCGAGTTCCGTCGCCTCTGGATCCAGCGCATCAACGCTGCGTCCCGCGCCAACGGGCTGACCTACAACCGCCTCATCCAGGGTCTCAACCTGGCCGGCGTCGAGGTCGACCGTCGCATCCTCGCCGACCTCGCGGTGAACAACCCCGAGACCTTCACCGCGCTCGTCGAGACCGCGAAGAAGGCCCTCCCGGCCGACACCTCGGCCCCGAAGGCTGCGTAG
- the rpmI gene encoding 50S ribosomal protein L35, with the protein MPKQKTHSGSKKRFKVTGTGKIMKQQAGMRHNLEVKSAKRKARLNEDQVLSKADAKNVKKLLGH; encoded by the coding sequence ATGCCCAAGCAGAAGACCCACTCCGGGTCGAAGAAGCGCTTCAAGGTCACCGGCACCGGCAAGATCATGAAGCAGCAGGCCGGTATGCGTCACAACCTCGAGGTCAAGAGCGCCAAGCGCAAGGCCCGCCTGAACGAGGACCAGGTCCTCTCCAAGGCTGACGCGAAGAACGTCAAGAAGCTCCTCGGCCACTGA
- the infC gene encoding translation initiation factor IF-3: MKELRITDPRTNDRIRVPEVRLVGPQGEQVGVVPIAMALRLAQEAELDLVEVAPNSKPPVAKIMDYGKFKYEAAQKAKEARRNQVNTDLKEVRFRLKIDVHDYETKRKRAEGFLLGGDKVKAMILFRGREQSRPEQGVRLLQKFAEEIAEFGVVESRPTQDGRNMTMIIAPLKNKSDVKGEQNAKRAAQKAERRASEHAAKGKETADAAAGSEQTDAPAE; encoded by the coding sequence TTGAAGGAGCTCCGCATCACCGATCCCCGTACCAACGACCGAATCCGCGTTCCCGAAGTCCGACTCGTCGGTCCGCAGGGTGAGCAGGTCGGCGTTGTCCCGATCGCCATGGCCCTGCGTCTCGCGCAGGAAGCCGAACTGGATCTGGTCGAGGTCGCGCCGAACTCGAAGCCGCCCGTGGCGAAGATCATGGACTACGGCAAGTTCAAGTACGAGGCCGCTCAGAAGGCCAAGGAAGCGCGTCGCAACCAGGTGAACACGGACCTGAAAGAGGTCCGTTTCCGCCTGAAGATCGACGTGCACGACTACGAGACGAAGCGCAAGCGCGCCGAGGGCTTCCTCCTCGGCGGCGACAAGGTGAAGGCGATGATCCTCTTCCGTGGCCGCGAGCAGTCGCGTCCGGAGCAGGGTGTCCGTCTCCTCCAGAAGTTCGCGGAGGAGATCGCCGAGTTCGGTGTCGTCGAGTCGCGTCCGACCCAGGACGGCCGCAACATGACGATGATCATCGCCCCGCTCAAGAACAAGTCCGACGTCAAGGGCGAGCAGAACGCGAAGCGTGCTGCCCAGAAGGCCGAGCGTCGTGCGTCGGAGCACGCTGCGAAGGGCAAGGAGACCGCGGACGCGGCCGCCGGCTCCGAGCAGACCGACGCTCCCGCCGAGTAG
- a CDS encoding DUF1844 domain-containing protein, which yields MTDTPIDDEGSGIDAARDISEVPAVELINTVAVHLLSAAAVKVGLADDPQQQTDLDEARKLITVLAGLVTAAATEIGDHHARPLRDGLRSVQLAFREASAIPDAPGAGPGEKYTGPVN from the coding sequence GTGACCGACACCCCGATCGACGACGAGGGCAGCGGCATCGACGCCGCACGCGACATCTCGGAGGTGCCCGCCGTCGAGCTCATCAACACCGTCGCGGTGCACCTGCTGAGCGCGGCGGCCGTCAAGGTCGGCCTGGCCGACGACCCGCAGCAGCAGACCGACCTGGACGAGGCGCGGAAGCTCATCACCGTGCTCGCCGGACTGGTCACCGCCGCGGCGACCGAGATCGGCGACCACCACGCCCGGCCGCTGCGCGACGGGCTGCGCTCGGTGCAGCTCGCCTTCCGTGAGGCCTCGGCGATCCCGGACGCCCCGGGCGCGGGCCCGGGCGAGAAGTACACGGGTCCGGTCAACTAG
- a CDS encoding phosphotransferase, with product MSDGARDPLDNAPGTPSTPAVIDAPDDRALEAWIADRRWYASKGAVPRLRTISTDDGTRLVLDEAPAAPAAPVLYQSPVTSGPEGTITDATTDTAWVAALASRIDADPDSLRPIGQVTAARVLTGEQSNTSVICDTASGERVIIKVFRVLHHGDNPDVTTQLALSAAGSSRVPQVYGALRGSWPDAGRPDGTATGHLAFAQEFLPGLEDAWRVALDDARGQNPFGDRAEQLGAALAEVHRTLATALPTVPADPDRRDTAVATMHERLDTAAREVPAVAEHAAAIRAVYARAATVPWPELQRIHGDLHLGQVLAAPGSRGWVFLDFEGEPLRPLAERSVPDVTLRDVAGMLRSFDYVAGALAHDPEPVDAGEWAADARSRFLAGYEHGIGAELTAHCELLDAFELDKAVYEVVYESRNRPDWVGIPLAAVTRLVARSGS from the coding sequence ATGAGCGACGGAGCCCGAGACCCACTCGACAACGCCCCCGGAACCCCTTCGACCCCAGCCGTCATCGACGCGCCGGACGACCGCGCCCTCGAGGCCTGGATCGCCGACCGCCGCTGGTACGCGTCGAAGGGAGCGGTGCCGCGCCTCCGCACGATCTCCACGGACGACGGCACCCGACTCGTCCTCGACGAGGCCCCGGCCGCGCCGGCAGCCCCGGTGCTCTACCAGTCGCCGGTCACGAGCGGTCCCGAGGGGACGATCACCGACGCCACGACCGACACCGCGTGGGTCGCCGCACTCGCGAGCCGCATCGACGCCGACCCCGACAGCCTGCGCCCCATCGGCCAGGTGACCGCCGCACGCGTGCTGACCGGGGAGCAGTCGAACACCTCGGTGATCTGCGACACCGCATCGGGCGAGCGCGTCATCATCAAGGTCTTCCGCGTGCTGCACCACGGCGACAACCCGGACGTCACCACGCAGCTCGCCCTGTCCGCCGCCGGCAGCTCCCGCGTTCCGCAGGTCTACGGCGCCCTCCGCGGCAGCTGGCCCGACGCCGGACGCCCGGACGGCACCGCGACCGGCCACCTGGCCTTCGCGCAGGAGTTCCTGCCCGGACTCGAGGACGCCTGGCGCGTCGCCCTCGACGACGCACGGGGGCAGAACCCCTTCGGCGACCGGGCGGAGCAGCTCGGCGCAGCGCTCGCCGAGGTGCACCGCACCCTCGCCACCGCGTTGCCGACCGTGCCCGCCGACCCCGACCGACGAGACACTGCCGTCGCGACGATGCACGAACGCCTCGACACGGCAGCTCGCGAGGTCCCGGCCGTCGCCGAACACGCAGCTGCCATCCGTGCCGTCTACGCCCGCGCGGCCACGGTGCCGTGGCCCGAGCTGCAGCGCATCCACGGCGACCTGCACCTCGGCCAGGTCCTAGCGGCTCCCGGGTCTCGCGGGTGGGTGTTCCTCGACTTCGAGGGCGAGCCCCTCCGCCCCCTCGCCGAGCGCTCCGTGCCCGACGTCACCCTGCGCGACGTCGCCGGCATGCTCCGGTCGTTCGACTACGTGGCGGGCGCACTGGCACACGACCCGGAACCGGTCGACGCGGGGGAGTGGGCGGCGGACGCACGCTCCCGCTTCCTCGCCGGCTACGAGCACGGGATCGGCGCGGAACTCACGGCACACTGCGAGCTCCTCGACGCCTTCGAGCTCGACAAGGCCGTCTACGAGGTCGTCTACGAGTCCCGGAACCGACCCGACTGGGTCGGTATCCCGCTCGCCGCCGTCACGCGCCTGGTCGCGCGCAGCGGCTCCTGA
- a CDS encoding MaoC/PaaZ C-terminal domain-containing protein: MPHYLEDLAAGQTFTTPGRTITEADVVSFASWTNDNNQVHTDVEFAGRTRYGQRIVHGLLGTSLCLGLIARTGVFEGSAVALLGIDQWRFAEPVFIGDTVTCEVEILSTRPTSSGKTGIVERTVTLRNQHGVVVQQGRMDVMVLTRDAAIA; this comes from the coding sequence ATGCCGCACTACCTCGAGGACCTCGCAGCCGGTCAGACCTTCACGACGCCGGGACGCACGATCACCGAGGCGGACGTGGTGTCGTTCGCCTCGTGGACGAACGACAACAACCAGGTGCACACCGACGTCGAGTTCGCCGGACGGACCCGGTACGGCCAGCGGATCGTGCACGGGCTGCTCGGGACCTCGCTCTGCCTCGGGCTCATCGCCCGGACCGGCGTGTTCGAGGGGTCCGCCGTGGCACTGCTCGGGATCGACCAGTGGCGCTTCGCCGAGCCGGTGTTCATCGGGGACACGGTGACCTGCGAGGTCGAGATCCTGTCGACGCGGCCGACGAGTTCCGGGAAGACCGGGATCGTGGAGCGGACCGTCACGCTGCGGAACCAGCACGGGGTCGTCGTGCAGCAGGGGCGCATGGACGTGATGGTCCTGACGCGGGACGCGGCGATCGCCTGA
- a CDS encoding glycoside hydrolase family 2 TIM barrel-domain containing protein → MSTLDGTVAAPDTSPAPTLPLASRQDGTYPRPQMLRAAWADLDGTWSFRNEGDESSWRNGFPDARDILVPFPPESSASGIDEPGFHPVVWYSRPITHEDLLAAGHDEHADRLVLHFGAVDHRARVWIDGQFVGDHEGGHTPFSFDVTELLTASTPDAVHTLVVRAEDDPHDLTQPRGKQDWHEDPHAIWYRRTTGIWQTVWLEAVPTASIGYLRWTNVDHATMRLTVRLHGRRSGGERLRVEAWWDERGEHLATVESTIGDTATEFEVVLPVARQTNGQAEDELHWTPEHPRLIDATVALLAADGSPIDAVSSYFGMRTVGVDAGTFLLHGRSYDVRSVLNQGYWPESHIAAPSRQALRREVELIKELGFNAARNHQKIEDPRFLYWADRLGLLVWGEAPGAYAFSPRAVQRLMREWMDAVERDASHPSIVTWVPANESWGVQHIATDPAQQAYARSLADVTRAIDPTRPVISNDGWEHTNSDIVTIHDYEGDGAALARTYADDAARERLFSRFGPADRWVLVGGARDEGQPVMLTEFGGVNYQPGVQREDGWGYTSASDGDDWIARITALYDAIRASSFLAGSCYTQLTDTMQETNGLLNADRTPKVPIEQIRRAVTGR, encoded by the coding sequence ATGAGCACGCTCGACGGCACCGTCGCCGCACCTGACACCTCGCCTGCACCGACCCTCCCCCTGGCCTCACGGCAGGACGGCACGTACCCCCGGCCGCAGATGCTCCGCGCGGCCTGGGCCGACCTCGACGGCACGTGGTCGTTCCGGAACGAGGGCGACGAGTCCTCGTGGCGGAACGGCTTCCCGGACGCCCGCGACATCCTCGTGCCGTTCCCGCCGGAGTCCTCGGCGTCGGGCATCGACGAGCCCGGGTTCCACCCGGTCGTCTGGTACTCGCGGCCGATCACCCACGAGGACCTGCTGGCAGCAGGGCACGACGAGCACGCGGACCGTCTCGTGCTGCACTTCGGGGCCGTCGACCACCGCGCCCGTGTCTGGATCGACGGGCAGTTCGTCGGCGATCACGAGGGCGGGCACACCCCGTTCTCCTTCGACGTCACCGAGCTGCTCACCGCGAGCACCCCGGACGCCGTGCACACGCTGGTGGTCCGCGCCGAGGACGACCCGCACGACCTGACCCAGCCGCGCGGCAAGCAGGACTGGCACGAGGACCCGCACGCGATCTGGTACCGCCGCACCACCGGCATCTGGCAGACGGTCTGGCTCGAGGCCGTGCCGACCGCGTCGATCGGGTACCTGCGCTGGACGAACGTCGACCACGCCACGATGCGCCTCACGGTCCGGCTGCACGGCAGACGGTCCGGCGGCGAGCGCCTGCGCGTCGAGGCGTGGTGGGACGAGCGCGGCGAGCACCTCGCGACGGTCGAGTCCACCATCGGCGACACCGCGACCGAGTTCGAGGTCGTCCTGCCGGTCGCCCGCCAGACGAACGGCCAGGCCGAGGACGAACTGCACTGGACGCCCGAGCACCCGCGCCTGATCGACGCCACGGTCGCGCTGCTCGCCGCGGACGGCTCGCCGATCGACGCGGTCTCGAGCTACTTCGGCATGCGCACGGTCGGTGTCGACGCAGGGACCTTCCTGCTGCACGGACGCAGCTACGACGTCCGCAGCGTCCTCAACCAGGGCTACTGGCCCGAGTCGCACATCGCTGCGCCGTCGCGACAGGCCCTCCGCCGCGAGGTCGAGCTCATCAAGGAGCTCGGCTTCAACGCCGCCCGCAACCACCAGAAGATCGAGGACCCGCGCTTCCTGTACTGGGCGGACCGGCTCGGCCTGCTGGTCTGGGGCGAGGCCCCCGGCGCCTACGCGTTCTCCCCGCGCGCCGTCCAGCGCCTCATGCGGGAGTGGATGGACGCCGTCGAGCGCGACGCGTCGCACCCGTCGATCGTCACCTGGGTGCCCGCGAACGAGAGCTGGGGCGTGCAGCACATCGCGACCGACCCGGCGCAGCAGGCGTACGCCCGGTCCCTCGCGGACGTCACCCGAGCGATCGACCCGACCCGACCCGTGATCTCGAACGACGGGTGGGAGCACACCAACTCCGACATCGTGACGATCCACGACTACGAGGGGGACGGTGCGGCGCTCGCACGGACCTACGCGGACGACGCCGCCCGTGAGCGGCTCTTCTCGCGCTTCGGTCCGGCGGACCGCTGGGTCCTCGTCGGCGGAGCACGCGACGAGGGTCAACCCGTCATGCTCACCGAGTTCGGCGGGGTGAACTACCAGCCCGGCGTCCAGCGCGAGGACGGCTGGGGCTACACCTCGGCGAGCGACGGCGACGACTGGATCGCCCGCATCACCGCGCTCTACGACGCGATCCGGGCCAGCTCGTTCCTCGCCGGCTCCTGCTACACGCAGCTCACCGACACCATGCAGGAGACGAACGGCCTGCTGAACGCGGACCGCACCCCGAAGGTGCCGATCGAGCAGATCCGTCGCGCAGTCACGGGGCGCTAG
- a CDS encoding amidase domain-containing protein, which translates to MTASMNRRALFSLAGVAGIGLAVAACSSGGDGDDTGGGRSSGGSERPTKAPSPTAKALSPAQVPLAGGVTVTVTGSGLAAVKGVTVGGVAARDVQASATTVTFTAPHQAMYTAGDADVALFADTIEPSPSANRSSDGNGSAANDGQTGATQDGATATPTPTTAPVPDASDAVATTSLAYAALTDVDRQLAYAMRYWADYNLTEYGTMNPIGGDCANYVSQTLIARGWEQRSDWYNRAAGAEHSATWTYCPTMDPWLSANAAEFGLTRRSLDERDKVKVGDIVFYDWNDNDSPDHTTIVSEVFTEPDGTIRIKSASHNQDGPYRDLDEMITVQHPGGTAWFHTFDA; encoded by the coding sequence ATGACTGCCTCGATGAACCGCCGCGCCCTCTTCTCCCTCGCCGGCGTCGCCGGGATCGGACTCGCGGTCGCCGCGTGCTCGTCGGGCGGTGACGGCGACGACACGGGCGGCGGACGGAGCTCCGGCGGGTCGGAGCGCCCGACGAAGGCGCCCTCGCCGACGGCGAAGGCCCTCAGCCCGGCCCAGGTGCCACTGGCCGGCGGCGTCACCGTCACGGTCACGGGATCCGGCCTCGCGGCCGTCAAGGGCGTCACGGTCGGCGGTGTCGCGGCGCGCGACGTGCAGGCATCGGCGACGACGGTGACCTTCACCGCCCCCCACCAGGCCATGTACACGGCAGGGGACGCCGACGTCGCCCTGTTCGCCGACACGATCGAGCCGAGTCCCTCGGCGAACCGCTCCTCGGACGGCAACGGCAGCGCGGCCAACGACGGCCAGACGGGAGCGACGCAGGACGGCGCCACCGCCACCCCGACACCGACCACCGCACCGGTCCCGGACGCATCGGACGCCGTCGCCACCACGTCACTGGCGTACGCGGCGCTGACCGACGTCGACCGGCAGCTCGCCTACGCGATGCGGTACTGGGCGGACTACAACCTCACCGAGTACGGCACGATGAACCCGATCGGCGGCGACTGCGCGAACTACGTCAGCCAGACCCTCATCGCCCGCGGCTGGGAACAGCGGTCGGACTGGTACAACCGGGCCGCCGGGGCCGAGCACTCGGCCACCTGGACCTACTGCCCGACTATGGACCCGTGGCTCTCGGCCAACGCCGCCGAGTTCGGACTGACGCGCCGCTCGCTGGACGAGCGCGACAAGGTCAAGGTCGGCGACATCGTGTTCTACGACTGGAACGACAACGACTCGCCGGACCACACGACGATCGTGTCCGAGGTCTTCACCGAGCCCGACGGCACCATCCGCATCAAGTCGGCGAGCCACAACCAGGACGGCCCGTACCGCGACCTCGACGAGATGATCACCGTGCAGCACCCCGGCGGCACGGCCTGGTTCCACACGTTCGACGCGTAG